Proteins encoded by one window of Amaranthus tricolor cultivar Red isolate AtriRed21 chromosome 4, ASM2621246v1, whole genome shotgun sequence:
- the LOC130810852 gene encoding uncharacterized protein LOC130810852 produces the protein MYNQSSGTPSPICSTNNGVIEQQVSLNLVFVYGLNTINEKKPFWQGLLQHNYSSLCLFIRDFNSVFATDQRLNGRQVTSYKLEDMHRVMAELNLHPLKGIGHEFTWTNKETGTNKICSKIDHALGNLAWLNSYAGITVKYGNPKHSDHTPLSVDLFRDDSLGARPFRFLNYMANHVDFITIVNEAWKFTTKGGPMERLWAKLNAVKRSLKSLHKKEFEGIRSKIKTLETNIDDVQSTLRLNPFCMELQNKEKDTISNLCYWRAMKEKQASNGIYELKNNQGAPSSSLIGINKVLMIKRTQLSARDIQALTRVITNQEIKEALFGINDNKVPGIDEFNAYFFKRSWEIKWETLDRYPKILTVRLQEVIGKLVDHAQSGFIPGRQILDSILLVAELVKRYTRQHNSPRCMIKVDMRKAYDSVEWFILRSIMEELGFPGKCVNWFITCVTTVSFAILVNGVPLKSFKAAKGLRQGDPLSPYLFALCMEYLSRLVRDSSKDPKFAFHPRCRKVGITHSLFADDLLLFCRADPSFVAVMMHTFHGFSRASGLEVNEGKSSAFILGATTNSKKDVLDILSMPEGAFPFRYLGVPLHSKKLNIHDCRLLVDKILGRIKFWSSKLLSYAGRKLIKTVGDLCRSFIWTSQEGISRKANVAWDMMVLPLFKGGLNLRDMYKWNKVALLKHLWNIANKKDNLWVRWVYNYYMKKQEIQSCTVSIHASWSYKKIIKQRKLLTTLGGWEPMTKGGEFSISSIYELMIAGETKVDWGTL, from the exons ATGTACAATCAATCTAGTGGAACACCATCACCAATATGTTCCACCAACAACGGGGTTATTGAGCAGCAAGTTTCCTTAAATCTTGTTTTTGTTTATGGGCTTAACACCATCAATGAGAAAAAGCCTTTCTGGCAAGGGCTCCTTCAGCACAATTACAGCTCTCTGTGTTTATTCATTAGGGACTTCAACTCTGTGTTTGCTACTGATCAAAGACTTAATGGCAGGCAAGTTACCTCGTATAAGCTGGAGGATATGCATAGAGTCATGGCAGAGCTCAATCTTCATCCCCTCAAAGGGATTGGGCATGAGTTCACGTGGACCAACAAGGAGACAGGTACAAacaaaatttgttcaaaaattgacCACGCTTTGGGAAATCTTGCTTGGCTTAATTCTTATGCAGGTATCACGGTAAAGTATGGCAACCCAAAGCATTCAGATCACACTCCTCTTTCTGTTGATCTTTTTAGAGATGATTCCTTGGGGGCTCGTCCTTTTCGATTTCTGAATTACATGGCGAATCATGTGGACTTCATTACGATTGTCAATGAGGCGTGGAAGTTTACAACCAAAGGAGGCCCTATGGAGAGACTGTGGGCCAAGTTGAACGCTGTCAAAAGGAGCCTTAAATCCCTACACAAGAAGGAATTTGAAGGCATCAGAAGTAAAATCAAGACCCTTGAGACTAATATTGATGACGTTCAGTCTACGCTGAGGCTTAACCCCTTCTGCATGGAGTTACAAAACAAGGAGAAAGACACCATCAGTAACCTGTGCTACTGGAGAG CTATGAAGGAGAAACAAGCGAGTAATGGTATTTATGAGCTGAAGAACAACCAAG GGGCCCCATCTAGTTCGTTAATTGGGATCAATAAAGTTTTGATGATAAAAAGGACGCAGCTTTCTGCTCGTGACATCCAAGCCCTCACTCGAGTTATTACTAATCAGGAAATTAAAGAAGCTTTGTTTGGGATTAATGACAATAAAGTTCCAGGTATTGATGAGTTTAATGCGTACTTTTTCAAGAGATCCTGGGAG ATAAAGTGGGAGACTTTAGACCGATATCCTAAAATCCTCACAGTTAGGCTCCAAGAGGTGATTGGCAAGCTTGTTGACCATGCCCAATCTGGCTTCATTCCGGGTAGGCAAATTTTAGATAGCATTTTGTTAGTAGCGGAACTGGTCAAAAGATACACCCGTCAGCATAACAGCCCTAGGTGCATGATCAAAGTTGACATGAGGAAAGCCTATGACTCAGTGGAGTGGTTCATCCTTCGGAGTATTATGGAGGAGTTGGGTTTTCCGGGTAAGTGTGTGAATTGGTTTATAACGTGTGTTACAACGGTTTCCTTCGCAATTTTGGTTAATGGTGTTCCACTCAAGTCATTCAAAGCTGCTAAGGGGCTGAGGCAAGGTGATCCTCTGTCTCCTTATTTGTTTGCGTTGTGTATGGAGTATCTTTCCAGATTAGTTAGGGATTCTAGCAAGGACCCCAAGTTTGCTTTTCACCCTAGATGCAGGAAAGTGGGCATCACCCACTCACTTTTTGCTGATGACCTGTTGTTGTTCTGTAGAGCGGATCCTAGCTTCGTAGCTGTTATGATGCACACTTTCCATGGCTTCTCAAGGGCCTCTGGGCTTGAGGTTAATGAAGGTAAAAGTAGCGCTTTCATTTTAGGAGCGACTACTAATTCTAAGAAAGATGTGCTGGATATTCTTAGTATGCCTGAAGGTGCTTTCCCCTTTAGGTATTTAGGTGTCCCTCTTCATTCTAAGAAGCTCAATATCCATGATTGCAGACTTTTGGTGGACAAAATCTTGGGGAGAATTAAGTTTTGGTCTTCAAAGCTGCTTTCCTATGCTGGGAGG AAACTTATCAAGACGGTCGGAGATTTGTGTCGATCTTTCATTTGGACAAGTCAAGAGGGCATTTCCCGCAAGGCAAATGTGGCTTGGGATATGATGGTTCTCCCTCTCTTTAAAGGAGGTTTAAACTTGAGAGACATGTATAAGTGGAATAAGGTGGCTTTGCTGAAGCATCTGTGGAATATAGCCAACAAGAAAGACAATCTTTGGGTGCGGTGGGTCTACAATTACTATATGAAGAAACAAGAGATACAATCATGCACAGTCTCTATCCATGCTTCGTGGAGctataaaaaaatcatcaagCAAAGAAAGCTCTTAACTACTCTAGGAGGGTGGGAGCCAATGACCAAAGGAGGGGAGTTCTCTATAAGTTCTATCTATGAACTGATGATAGCAGGGGAAACCAAAGTCGACTGGGGGACATTATGA